The Rhododendron vialii isolate Sample 1 chromosome 3a, ASM3025357v1 nucleotide sequence AATCCggttcttattatttaggagGATGGAAAAGACGGCAGGCCAGGATGTTTTGCTCTGGCACCACGTCAGCGGGCACCCCAAAATTTCTCCTGATTACTAGAACTCGTATAAAGCACAATTTTTTTCATGGGTTACTTGAGTCTGGACTTTTGACCGTGTCCGCTCCACTTCCACGTACAATTGGAAACTCTGGCGCTCCTTTCTCTAGGTTCCGAAAATCGAATCGATTTCCTCTATTTACactttacagagagagagagagagagagagagagagagagagagagcatgacATGGGAATGGGGAAGAATGAGGCGAAAGGGGAGATACTGATCGAGGTACCGGGGTCGCCGGATAACCAGGGGTCCCCAGTGAGAGCCGTACTGTGTCTGAAAGATAAGGTAAACATGAGagagattgaagagagagaagactGCTTCCTCCTTGATTTCGACCCCGACGACTCCGCTGTTGACCTCTCCAAGCTTTACCACCAGTCTGATAAATCTGATGCCCATGACGTCTCTGTCGTCGCTGTAGTCGGCCACGTATATCTTATCCCCCATTCTCCCGCATTAACTTGTTCGGTTACTAGGTAGTTGGTTTGTCGATAACCTAATTGAAGCGTGCAGTTTTTCCATTTGCGAGGCGCTCACGCTGGGTCTGGAGAATTCAGTTCCAAATGATTCGTAATGGGTCAACATTAGTGACGATGATCTTCGTCACTGAGTTATTAGTTTAAGCAAATCCAGACACCAAGAGTCATTGAAATTTGTGCCTAATAGGGAGTATAATAATAATACACGCATAAAATGCAGAATTTAGTTCGAAAAGATTCGTAATGGGTCGACATTAGTGACGATTATCTTTGTCCCAAATTTCTGCTATATTACTACGACTTTGTGCTTCACCGCTTCAATGCCTTCGCATAACAGGAAGTACACTCAAAATGGCACATGCTTGTCAACAGGTACGACAAGCCACACTACATAAGCTCGAAAAAGGAAAATAGGCATGTCGCGACTTTTGCTAAAGCCAAGACCCAACATGGAAAAACATAGCTTTTTGACGGGTAGCATGGCAAAGCCATGGCTATGTACACCTGGCTAGGCAAGCCAAGGCACAACATGTGCTCATCACCGGCCTAGGCCATGACACAAGGAACATACTAAGCCAACTTGGGCATGCCAAGACTGGCTAGGCAAGGCACGACAAGACGTGTGCTTGTCACCAGGCAAagcaaggcatggcacggcacgactctatcgagcaaaaactagatttccttggccgtttgctttCAATTGTTCGTGCTTTCACGTCTGTGGGTAATGCTCGAAAAAAAGACCTAAAATGGCATGGCAAGCGGATTGCTCGTCACTGGGTTAGGCAAAGCATGGCACAACTCTATTGAGCAAAAGCTAGATTTCCTCGACTGTTTGCCTTCAATTGCTCTTGCTTTCACGTCCAATGCTcgaaaaaaagaccgaaaacgGCATGCTATTTTAACCGGTATTCCCTTGGCTCGCTTTGAATCTTGGTTCGCCGCCTTGTACCTTCTCTAAATGGATGCTTCTTACTGGCACAAGCACTCATCTAAGGCAATATTTGtaattcttaatatttttgggttttgtgtAACTAAATGGATGTACATGGCTTTGATGGTATAGGTGGCATGCAGAGATTATCCACATTCAAGACATCTCTGCTTGAAGTACCCCTTTGGGAAGACGCCTCACGAAACCCACTGTGAACTGGTAATTTTAGTACAGAAGATTTCTGTCTCAATAGCAACACTACCAAGCCTTTCAAAACTAGTGCAATAATCTTTCCAAAATGAAGCTTGCTCTTTTTACTCACTTCTGTTTGCTCTGTACAgggaactcaattttttttaagacgACAAGCAATTAATGTATACCTGCGAAAAAATTTGACTAGATTTGCAACATCATCCCTCTTTCTCTActtttaaaactgtttttggTTATTTATGAGTGTTAGTTTATGAAAATCTGCATGTTTTTTCTTAGAATTTTCTAAAAAAGcaaacattttgattttgtgggTGTAAATTGCAGTGCTACTGCTTTGTTTGTGATACTGCTGCGCCTTGCGATCAATGGTCAACAGGAGTTCATAATGGGCATTGCCATGCCATTGACGATAGGGACTGGAAGTATATGAGGCGGCTGAtgagaaacaaaaatgctacttacacctcctcttcttcttcagaaTAAATTACGGCATGGCAATGTTGCTTGACCCCTTTGAAAAATAGAGCCTATACTACTACGTTGAGAATGAGAGGCCTCGCCTGAcgcaggaaaagaaaaaccgaAGTGCCAAGGTAACTAACAGAAGAACACTTAAATCTACCATTAAACACCTGGTAATGCCGAGCCTCACTTCACAAAACGTGTGCCAACGAAACTCACAAATCCTCTCCACCATGGCTGAAATTGACGAAGGCCTGACTGACATCAGGGCTGGTTACTGCCTTTAACTTCAATTCAATGGGGATATTCAATTTCGGGCACTGGTTTACCAACGAAAACAATCGGTTTGTATGTAAATGGAATCCTGTCTTCTACGTAAGTATCTCCTTTGCTCTTTGGGTTTCTATTGGGAGAGAGTACTCATTTCCCTTCATTcttcactttttattttcctgccTCACGTGTGGCCTCTCATTATCAAGTGGTGGGCTCAATTTTTCAATGGTGTCATGCCACATAGGCTATTGGTAATTTATGTGGTAAGAAAAGAGGGGTCAGCATTGACTATTTGATGTACAACTCGGGTCTCATTTCAATGCTGCCATACTGGTGGTATTACTACATTTTGTTTTGCCGGGTTTAGTAGTACAGCTTGTGAGCTTTCCCATTGGACGACACTTAAATTTCGGTTTTACTACATTTTGAAGTTTTAGAAAGATAGCATAAGATCAAATAATGAAACGTGTGAAACTGTTTCTTATCTCTTGGAGGATAGCTTGTCATTAATTGGAAGATTTACTTATATATTGTAATGTGTATTTGGCTTCTCTAATATGGCTTAGACACAGAACTttcaaaagtataaaaacatgtTGGCTAAGTTTAGGCAACTGACGCAACACAaaacttgttttgttttccttcccttATTTTCGGCGTGTTCATTaagtgaagaaatttttttacccTAGTAGAAATATGGAGTAGCATCACAACCATGACGCGAACACTTTGGTCTTGACGGCGAAAAGTTAAAACCACTGCTtatggttttttgtttgtttgttgttgtgTGTCGAACCAGCTCCTCTCCGGTCCCAAAAGGGAATTAGACCACACTGTCACAGTCTTTTATGATTTCTTTTTAGGCT carries:
- the LOC131319885 gene encoding RPM1 interacting protein 13-like isoform X2, translated to MGMGKNEAKGEILIEVPGSPDNQGSPVRAVLCLKDKVNMREIEEREDCFLLDFDPDDSAVDLSKLYHQSDKSDAHDVSVVAVVGHVACRDYPHSRHLCLKYPFGKTPHETHCELEFIMGIAMPLTIGTGSI
- the LOC131319885 gene encoding RPM1 interacting protein 13-like isoform X1, which codes for MGMGKNEAKGEILIEVPGSPDNQGSPVRAVLCLKDKVNMREIEEREDCFLLDFDPDDSAVDLSKLYHQSDKSDAHDVSVVAVVGHVACRDYPHSRHLCLKYPFGKTPHETHCELCYCFVCDTAAPCDQWSTGVHNGHCHAIDDRDWKYMRRLMRNKNATYTSSSSSE